One Rhodothermales bacterium genomic region harbors:
- the vgrG gene encoding type VI secretion system tip protein VgrG has translation MPLDISYSFTVTPPAAPPGESLSKAAQAAADKLTSSTFTVLSFEGEERMSSLFRFEIEVFSKETDFPLEELVGLAATFKHTIDKTKHSYVHGVVADIRQERGWYQDVEGKSVVGGAYYRVVLVPQLWKLGLRFRSRVFQNLTIDDLLKEVLQGAGLREKVSYQLNLRDTYEPKQFCVQYRETDLQFIQRTMEETGLYYFFDHTGTSDLLVITDDRREELLLDGTRVETASTASAASLPAPVPYDQTGGLSADAPRIAELVARQSVIPKLVIVRDINFEDYADVDEAGCMEEKGLITVFDKATLPAEDHVHYEHGHFFTGERSGVEPKTTTGETSDAATRRQALLKRLARRRYEEFQCERFVLVGRGNHPAFRNGHHYELSAHYRGSWNGQLYRLTRVRHRGWATTLYNEARTAPPYENEFEAIPSTIQFRPKRTTPVPKAPGVMTARIEASEVARTAAEDASSPFAADIDAEGRYVVRLPFDRRPDTTSQEGTGSRRVRMAQPYAGPDHGLHFPNPPAAEMLLGFLDGDVDKLVGLSALPDPWNHSPVPNEALSTRTQNAAEETPLVAPSPIMFGDTKNVIRSRVGHQFIMDDGNAGENVGITLETGNKVSSSGIRPLNLYWNSRIDMGGYRQRDFFEQHLGNISHVWNWAKFFREPSVPEFMGIALTEMATMLSFGPSPEDWAGETFGNTTRVGIEMNTDESIKLMGQNGVEIVMPNVFGFWGGGTVPGMDTQGSHRLGWAITDFLISALYEDAIKATVDKVKDGRKAAEGKVGTAARSARAAEWIKHEEYKQKKRLQLVGNIVKSALGAPSLDLKSAGDVQVMAFDTTKIGGGHGGIEVVSNADVTQMAGLDYTVEAAQGISLKAKGEPVGRPGILNAIPKMFSELGVPAPPGVKVNPGGSIMPEPTDCKIEIENENEDVQIIAGGKDDGARKKKISLLSRHGDIEQIAGSTVRVQIATWDEKKGEYKYEHDHPFFELRKGELILKCGSSAIKLEADGTITLQGKKVQIASKETSLVSTKDITLRSMQGKVNLSVDSPSGPPPDDSGIKQASMDYADAAGKQTGVEAALRKYNAEFDKYETQVFMQKQPSSSVEVSATDVKVTGKMGIKMDCVNFESEAKMKQELKGNMLTIDGKMTDVKGQMTIVKGSLIKIGS, from the coding sequence ATGCCACTGGACATCTCGTACTCGTTCACGGTGACGCCCCCGGCGGCGCCCCCAGGCGAAAGCCTCTCGAAAGCGGCCCAAGCGGCGGCCGACAAGCTCACGTCCTCGACGTTCACCGTGCTCTCGTTCGAAGGAGAGGAGCGGATGTCGAGCCTGTTCCGCTTCGAGATCGAGGTGTTCTCCAAGGAGACCGACTTCCCGCTCGAGGAGCTCGTCGGGCTGGCAGCGACGTTCAAGCACACCATCGACAAGACGAAGCATAGCTACGTCCATGGCGTCGTCGCGGACATCAGGCAGGAGCGCGGGTGGTATCAGGACGTGGAGGGGAAGTCTGTGGTGGGGGGCGCCTACTACCGGGTGGTCCTGGTACCGCAGCTGTGGAAGCTCGGCCTCCGCTTCCGTAGCCGCGTCTTCCAGAATCTTACGATCGATGATCTCTTGAAGGAGGTCTTGCAGGGGGCGGGGTTGCGAGAGAAAGTCAGCTATCAACTCAACCTCCGCGATACCTACGAGCCCAAGCAGTTCTGTGTGCAATACCGAGAAACCGATCTCCAGTTTATCCAGCGGACGATGGAGGAGACGGGGCTCTACTACTTCTTCGACCACACCGGGACTTCGGACCTCCTCGTTATTACGGACGACCGCCGGGAGGAATTGCTCCTTGACGGGACCCGGGTCGAGACGGCCAGTACGGCCTCCGCTGCGTCGCTTCCCGCGCCGGTCCCTTACGATCAGACCGGCGGGCTCTCCGCGGATGCCCCACGTATCGCCGAACTCGTCGCCCGGCAGTCCGTCATCCCCAAGCTTGTGATCGTGCGCGACATCAACTTCGAGGACTATGCGGACGTCGACGAGGCCGGCTGCATGGAAGAGAAGGGGCTCATCACCGTGTTCGACAAGGCGACCCTCCCGGCCGAGGACCACGTCCACTACGAGCACGGGCACTTCTTCACTGGCGAGCGCAGCGGGGTCGAGCCTAAGACCACGACGGGGGAGACGAGCGACGCCGCCACTCGACGGCAGGCTCTGCTCAAGCGGCTGGCCCGGCGGCGGTACGAGGAGTTCCAGTGCGAGCGGTTCGTCCTCGTCGGCCGGGGGAATCACCCCGCCTTCCGAAACGGCCACCACTACGAACTCAGCGCCCACTACCGGGGGAGTTGGAACGGCCAGTTGTACCGGCTCACCCGGGTGCGGCACCGTGGCTGGGCCACGACCCTCTATAACGAGGCGCGTACGGCTCCCCCCTACGAGAACGAGTTCGAGGCAATCCCTTCCACCATCCAGTTCCGCCCGAAGCGGACCACGCCGGTCCCGAAGGCGCCCGGCGTCATGACCGCCCGCATCGAGGCGTCCGAGGTGGCCCGGACCGCTGCGGAGGACGCCAGCAGTCCCTTCGCGGCCGACATCGACGCCGAGGGCCGCTACGTCGTCCGCCTCCCGTTCGACCGCCGGCCCGACACGACCAGCCAGGAGGGGACGGGATCGCGCCGAGTGCGCATGGCGCAGCCGTACGCGGGACCCGATCACGGTCTCCACTTCCCGAATCCGCCGGCCGCCGAGATGCTGCTCGGGTTCCTCGACGGGGACGTGGACAAGCTCGTTGGGCTCTCCGCGTTGCCGGACCCGTGGAACCACTCGCCGGTCCCGAACGAGGCCCTCTCGACGAGGACGCAGAACGCGGCGGAGGAGACGCCGCTCGTCGCCCCCTCGCCGATCATGTTCGGCGACACGAAGAACGTGATCCGCTCGCGCGTGGGCCACCAGTTCATCATGGACGACGGGAACGCCGGGGAGAACGTAGGCATCACCTTGGAGACCGGAAACAAGGTGTCGAGTTCGGGGATCCGGCCGCTGAACCTGTACTGGAACAGCCGGATCGACATGGGCGGCTACCGCCAGCGCGACTTCTTCGAGCAACACCTCGGCAATATCTCGCACGTGTGGAACTGGGCCAAGTTTTTCCGCGAGCCCTCCGTCCCCGAGTTCATGGGGATTGCCCTCACGGAAATGGCTACCATGCTCAGCTTCGGGCCGAGCCCGGAGGACTGGGCCGGCGAGACGTTCGGCAACACGACCCGCGTCGGCATCGAGATGAACACGGACGAGTCCATCAAGCTGATGGGCCAGAACGGCGTCGAGATCGTGATGCCGAACGTGTTTGGCTTCTGGGGGGGCGGGACCGTGCCCGGTATGGACACGCAGGGTTCGCACCGGCTCGGCTGGGCCATTACGGACTTCCTGATCAGTGCGCTCTACGAAGACGCGATTAAGGCAACCGTAGATAAGGTCAAGGATGGGAGGAAGGCAGCCGAGGGGAAGGTGGGGACGGCGGCGCGCAGCGCGAGGGCGGCCGAGTGGATAAAGCACGAGGAGTACAAACAGAAAAAACGGTTACAACTGGTGGGTAACATCGTCAAGTCTGCGCTTGGCGCTCCCAGCCTCGACCTCAAGTCGGCCGGCGATGTTCAGGTGATGGCGTTCGACACGACGAAGATCGGCGGCGGCCACGGCGGCATCGAGGTGGTTTCCAACGCCGACGTCACGCAGATGGCCGGGCTCGACTACACGGTAGAGGCCGCGCAGGGGATCAGTCTAAAGGCGAAAGGAGAGCCTGTGGGGCGGCCCGGTATCCTCAACGCGATCCCCAAAATGTTTTCGGAACTCGGGGTCCCAGCTCCGCCAGGGGTCAAGGTCAATCCGGGCGGCTCCATCATGCCGGAGCCGACGGATTGCAAGATCGAGATCGAGAACGAGAACGAGGACGTCCAGATCATCGCCGGCGGCAAGGACGACGGCGCACGGAAGAAGAAGATCTCCCTCCTCTCCCGGCACGGGGACATCGAGCAGATCGCCGGCTCCACCGTGCGCGTGCAGATCGCGACGTGGGATGAGAAGAAGGGGGAGTATAAGTACGAGCATGATCACCCGTTCTTCGAACTTCGCAAGGGCGAACTCATCCTCAAATGTGGAAGCTCGGCGATCAAGCTCGAGGCCGACGGCACCATCACGCTCCAGGGGAAGAAGGTGCAGATCGCCAGCAAAGAGACCAGTCTTGTCTCGACAAAAGACATCACTCTGCGGTCGATGCAGGGTAAAGTCAACCTCTCGGTGGACTCGCCTTCGGGGCCGCCCCCGGACGACAGCGGCATCAAACAGGCGTCTATGGATTATGCAGACGCAGCCGGCAAGCAAACAGGCGTGGAGGCCGCTCTGCGGAAATACAACGCCGAGTTCGATAAGTATGAGACGCAGGTGTTCATGCAGAAGCAGCCCTCGTCCTCCGTCGAGGTCTCGGCGACCGACGTCAAGGTCACGGGGAAGATGGGCATCAAGATGGACTGCGTGAACTTCGAATCCGAGGCGAAGATGAAGCAGGAACTGAAGGGCAATATGCTGACCATCGACGGAAAGATGACCGACGTGAAAGGGCAGATGACGATCGTGAAGGGGAGTCTCATCAAGATCGGCTCCTAG
- a CDS encoding PAAR domain-containing protein, which translates to MPKPAAQLADNATHGPPLLGAGQPTVLISNRPAWCVGDQHTCPIPNAPPPVGPGTPHGPGVTAPPGAITVLINNKPAAGLGDQVMEPGAIVPLPPPNPIVMGAPTVLVG; encoded by the coding sequence ATGCCGAAACCCGCCGCCCAACTCGCCGACAACGCCACGCACGGCCCGCCCCTCCTCGGCGCCGGCCAGCCGACGGTCCTCATCTCGAACCGCCCCGCGTGGTGCGTCGGCGACCAGCACACGTGCCCGATCCCGAACGCGCCGCCGCCCGTCGGGCCGGGGACGCCGCACGGGCCGGGCGTCACCGCGCCGCCGGGCGCCATCACCGTCCTCATCAACAACAAGCCTGCCGCCGGGCTCGGCGACCAAGTGATGGAGCCGGGGGCGATCGTGCCGCTGCCGCCTCCGAACCCGATCGTGATGGGCGCACCGACCGTGCTTGTGGGCTGA